The Spea bombifrons isolate aSpeBom1 chromosome 4, aSpeBom1.2.pri, whole genome shotgun sequence genome segment CTTTACGATTgtgtaaaatgttacattgtaacCCTTTTTGGTGTCCTTCTTAATGGTGATAAGTTACACATGCAATGTTGCACaggttttattagttttttcaggggttgccccccccccatttctgtAACATAGTGGATGTTGTCTGAGCCGATCCACAACCATCTTACCTACTCCAGGGGAAGTCTTTCTGCCACGCAGCTGTCAGGCATTGTAATGTCATAATTGACTaataatatttcagaaatatttgaatttttttaaagaaaaaaatgggctgATGACCTTTGATTTGAAATGTATGGGGGGATTATGAGgaaaaaaactgtgttttttttaatcacgtCATCGGATGCACAGTTTTTTATGAATAGCTTAACTTGtcctgtataaaacaatatatatgtttccCTAGCTAAAGCGTAACATGgttaccattattatttattgttttatatagcgctgtacaatgggactACAAAAATGTTCCCCAACTgccagcactcaaagggttaaagctgtgtatgtattttatgctGGGTTCAGGGGGGTCTGCTAGACTCCACACTAAAGTACCTCTGCAATCATCTCTGCTTATTGGGTTTCATGGAATACAGAATCATCTATCCCTATACATTGGATCTATGCTCATGAAAGCGCCGAGCAATTCActcgatttatttatttattttccgtCTCACAGACAGAAATTGCTCTCATTCCTACCAAGGCTTACGCCTACTTGCTCCCTTTGTATCATTCATAGACTTTAACGCATTCCGGCATCGAAAATAGAATCCCTTGGTTGGGTGCCGTTAATGTGAGCTTGGCTGCGGTTCACTGGAATTGTAGTACAACAATAGCTGGGAAATGCAGGCTGCCTAGTCACGTAATTACagatacattctttttttctgtccttATAGATTTCCTCCATTAAGAAAGAAGAATATATTACCTCCCCTTACCTATAAAGTTTGCTGTTAGGGACAGTGGTGCTATACTGCCCCCTCTTGGAGGAATAGTGTTAGCACCAAAATTAGAAATTGCCTTAGTTCTATAACACATCTATGGTGTATAAGGATTAAGTCATTAACATATTCacttttatattacattattttattccaCAAAAGGGACTGACTAGCACACCTACTAAATGAGCCGCAGTcactcatacctcccaactctCTCTCTGTAGGAGGGTATGCGTGTGCTCTAAAGTCCTAAATACCACTGTAAGGTGTATATAAACAGTAGAAAATATGCTTAGAATTTGTTTCATGTAAATAAagtgcatcttcttcttcttcattcaCTAATTGCAGAGTACTATTAATTGATCACGTAAGAAGTATTGGTAAAGCCCTACCCATAACACACatcccaaaacaaaagtgtccctctttggccatttgtaATTTGGGGGGGTATGCATTGTATATGCACTGAAGTCTCATCCCGTTGGGGAATGTATGGTGTATTTCCAAAAACATCGCTGCATGTTGGTGAAATCAGTCGTCACATCTGCAGTTATATGATGgcacaaataaaaatcaagaaggaattctgcaaaaaaaagaaacatgcatGATCAGTCACAATTCCAGAAGTGATTAACAGCAACGCCATTAACGCCAGAGCAACTTGGGTATCAAAAGAAACTttgtggcagataagaaccattccatCCACCATCGAGTCTTCCTGCTGTAAAtactcaaacctcaatcagtccttgatctcgtcttagattcagggtaaCTTTATGCTTgccccatacatgtttaaattcccttactgtgttaagctctaccatttctgttgggaggctgttccagttatctaccactgcctcagtaaattaaaacttcCTTTAATTACTCCTTAATATTTTTCCTCCTTTGAAGTAATCTAGTGTAGGCTTGGCTGTGCTGCAGGAGATTGGGTTATTCCCCCGCTAGAAACCCAGAGATGGCTGTAATGGAGGATTTTACCATTAGACCGGCAGCCCTGCACGTTTAATAATATACTGACTGGATCTTGAAATCCAACTATAGGGGCATTCATCATGCATTCATCATGCATTTATCATACATTCATCATACAGTTCTACAGGCATAATGTACATGTCAATAAACTGGATGAAAGAGCTAAATATATATCAATGCCAACCCTGCCAACTAGTGCCTACGAGAAGAAAAGCACTAGCAGTGTCCTTGGaaccatttacattatataattaattacatatatactatatattactaatgatatatatatatatacatatacagttatatacattttaatagagCTCTACGTGTTACAAGGTTCTTCAATTCTATATAGATTTTCTTCTAACAAGCTCATAGACgcgctgccaatacattttcgAGCCACGCCCACGTTTCTTTTCCGCACATTCATTGGATGACGATGGTTGTACAACAAAAGATCACGTGAGCTCGCTCGTTGTACGTGACGTCATTCGACAGCGACACCCCGAGTGAACCGCAATAGCCGAGTTGTCCGTATTTGTAAGTTGTATTGCTGTCGCTACGTGTTTGATATTAATACAGGAAAGCGTTAGCAGCCAACGTAGTGTAACAGATCCGAGATGTATTATAATGATCGCGATGCTCCGGGGCGCAGGTTTACTGGCGTGATGCGGGTTATGTAGTTGTTCTGCGTGGTTGTGTTAAGGCAGAGTCTAGGCAGTGCAGGAGGTGGCATCTTCTAGGGTGGATCTATTTCACGGCGGAATGTTTGAGGAATGTCGTAATACGTTAATTTGATGGatacttttaatattaaatctCCTTCAATTGTTTAGGTACCAGAAGTCTGTATAACGAAGACAGGTGGAAGTGGCTTGATGCAAACCTGCTCCTCTTATCATGGAATCGTTAATGGTAGCTGATCAGTGTTTTCGTGGAAACATAATGTTTGCTTGTCTCTGTTTTCTTTAGGATTCAGGATGACCAGTGATTCTGATCCTCAGAGGTATGAAAATATGTTCGCTCACCGCTTCACGGCAGATGACAAAGAATATCAGGATTACCTGAAAAAGCCTGAATCGGTGCCGCCAATTGTTGAGGATTATAAATTCGGCAACCAAAGATCTCATGATAGGTATGTGTCCGCTGCATGGTTTAATTCAAGAGCACTGATACATGTCTCAATATTGACACGCtataaatgctgcatttttctCCAACTGAGAAACTAAAACATTTCATCTGCGGGTTATAGTCTCCATGACAGGAGTGTTAAGTTTAGCTTTGATTTTGTGTCTGGTACTTGCTGAAAAAGCTACTCTccataacttaaaaaaataactactaTACTAATAGTTAAACAACAATTCTAAAACcctggaaaaaagttaaaagctTTAAACTTTTTTACTGCTTCATGTATGAAGGTTTTTCATCTTCCACCTTTGTTTACATGACTTGTACGTCAACTATTGTTTAACTTAACGtgcgcatttaaaaaaatatatatttaaataaaaaagaaaagtaaataaaaacaatgccaTGTTTTGGCATTGGTAGGGATCTCACGATCCTCAGATTTCTCTTGCAATGGCCTTTCCGTAGAAAAGTGCTGTCCAGATCCAGCAGTAAATAGCCAGAGAAAAAAGAATTTTAATTTCAATAGCTGTTATTGTTCCACAGGTACAGAGATAACAGACACCGGAGAGGATGGGAAAGACAACGTGACTGGTCCAACAATAGTTATAATCAGCCACGAGGAGGCAGAGGGTGGGGTAACAGCTACAATCACCAAGAAGGTCACTACGGATATAACCCCAGCAACCAAAGGTTTCACTCTGATCGATACTAGTAGAAATAAtcggactttttttttctgctttcaattctgattttttggggggggttgttaaAATACCCTTACTGCACATAATTCAAATCTGCAGGTTAAAATCAGAACATGAGGTTTCATTTTGTAATACAtctaaaacttttatttttctctcacTTGTTGACCCATCAGAAAGCTTAACCCAGACCAACTGGGGAACAGCTACCAATTGTTTGTTGTAAATGATTAAAAtgagttttcaaaaaaaaaacaaaacatttttagcaaTTCTTGTTTTTACAGCTGCATATTGGTCATTTTACTTTAGCTGTGCTATCTTAGCACACAATCACActtcatactgcctgtggtaaagaATAGCATGGCTCCAGCACAGCCAGCCTGAGTCATGAATCGACTCAGTGTGGAGTATGAGCAGGGCAAGCCACTGAAATATCACATgtctgacaacaatggccgcctccagctctgttggaacaaaataaaatacatttttcttcagTGCTTGCCAGCATTACGGTGTATATGGAGCTGCATTTACCGCTCAAAGAAAACTTGTATTCACGGGACTTCCCTTTTAAACCCTGTTCAGACCCCCATGCGCATGTGCTGCAAGCGTTCCCCGTCAATAAAATAGGTGTGTTTTCCTGATGTAATTGGCTTCCAAAAATATCAGACCGCAGAGGAGAGGGGACAGTTTAGTTTAGGATAGGTTAGTTGgggttcttttgtttttttctagtgGATACGgttgtcaaaaaaaaatatgatcagCAGACTTTGAAGATGATTTTCATTACCCCAAAAAAACACTGCAGTTTCAAAGGGATCTCCCAGAATCATTTTATTAGTAGTATCACTTCAAAAACATTTGGGTTTATTAGCTAAAGGGAAAGTTGTATTTCGGCTTCTTTACTTCACATTATGAAGCGCCACCCTGCGGGTTAAATCAGAGtaagatttcttcaaagtctctgtacacattaaattatacattatgcaggaccaTTTCAGCCACTAACGCTAGATATACTTGCTACTTGGCCCGTGATAACTAGTGGATAAACCCCATTGTGTTGTTATACATATAATTCTAGATAATACTTCACTTGGCAACTGTATATTGCCTCTGTTATCTTACACCAGTGTACTGGAAAGACCTTATACAGGCTAATGTCCCTGTCTCTCACCAGGAAGGTCCCTCACACCACTAGAAGTCTATGCCCTAAATGGCTTCATTTGATGGGCACAACACCATTAGCACTGCTGTAAACAAGGAGCTGAATGTTGTGTGAGTAAATAATGACGCCTACAATGAGACAATATAAATAAGGCAGCATTGGTCATTGCCATACAAGATTGTTATTCATTCTCGATTTTGTTTCCCTGGAACAActtcaaacataaaataaaaatgcgtCCCGGAATGTAGCAGACGTCCAAATACCTACTTGGCTGCTAATTTACACAACTTTTAGCACTGCCCAGCATGTTTGATAAAACAGGAAGACAGAAAAAAGCCCAATACATGCTTAAATTTACACGTTTTACTTGATTACTGTCAGGTTTGGTGGTGGAGGGACTAGTCCTCTTTATGGACAGTTCATGGTTGTAACCTTTACAAGAAAGTAACTGGTTATTTATCAGGTTGAAAAGCTCAGCTCACAGATGCCTCCTCTTTTAACTTTTCCAAAATAACTTCAGGAGTGAGTGCTGCTGAAACCTTCACTATTTTCTCTCGGGATTTTCCACCCTGTTGAAGCAATCGACAAGGTAACTTTCTCTCCAAACATATACCGTGCATgtatactgtactgtactgtAACACGGCAGACGCAGTAGCAATGGGTGATTGTTACATTTGTTGTTGATTCCACAAATGATTAGAGAGGATGAAGTAGAAGCAATATACaagatgtataaaaaaaacattgtaaacaaTGTATTACATATGATGCCCAATGACCCAGAGTCAAGCTGTATGAAGTATTGTTGAGAATGAAAGATAAACCATTTGTATGGATGCGGGTGTGCTCACTGCTACGCATACACAACTGAAACATCTGTTGGATTAAGGAGCAAATAAGCATGTGATAAACACTGTGCATATCACTagtaataaatatagaaatcGTTACCACCGGTTTCTTTGGCTTACATGTACATTAAGCAGTGTAAGGTATTTGCTGTTCAAGCCACTTATTTATGTGCTACTCAATCCAAGTTATTTCTaaagtttatttctttttattacaataaaatatatggatataACATACCTTATCAAGGACAACTTCACTTTTCTTTACATCAAGAACCTTTGATAAATAGCGACATAGCTCTGCGTTTGCCTCTCCTTCTGTTGGAGGAGCAGCAATTGCAACCCCAACAGCTTCAGATGTCACATCTATAACATAAAGGGTGCACTGTAATGCATGTATTCATTAGTCCTATCATGTATGGCTTATAAATATAACCTGTGAAACTACAACAAGAACACTTGCAGGgaataccgtgtttccccgatagtaagacacccccgatagtaagacgtatcgggggtttcagaggggtcggctaatataagccgtaccccgaaagtaagacatatgtcttactttcggggaaacacgggggatttgccgggtccgccactctaaggggccgggaagtccccaccaaggccggccttacgtgtctgcggccgcacaggatttaaattaaaacatcggggtttttttttaactttatttaacatcctccatgttaaataaagtttttttaactttatttaacatggaggatgttaaataaagttgaaaaaaaaccccgatgtttttatttaaaccctgtgcggccgcagacccctaaggccggccccttagagcagggccgacctttggggtgtgcgactgcacagggcgccacactccagggggtgccaacctgcggcacccggcacccctccagagacggacagtaatgtccgccgctggaggagcaggctcgcaagggagcggtatcggaggtctttaacagacctccggctcccttgagtgattttaagccgggttcaacccggcttaaaatcactcaagggagccggaggtctgttaatgacctccgataccgctcccttgtgatctgcgcggcaacagctgttgtgcgccggggtttcttgtcagatcccggcgcacaacactgaagccgcgcccaccgctgtccgtgccctctgaaccaggaagaagacagaactgaagaagaggagcgaagaggaggaaaagaagctgaaagaagaaaggaaaggtaggaaagcattaagtgagagtggattggtgtatatgtgtggattggtgtatatgtgtggattggtgtatatgtgtgtggattggtgtatgtgtgtgtggattggtgtatatgtgtgtggattggtgtatatgtgtgtggattggtgtatatgtgtgtggattggtatatgtgtgtggattagtgtatatgtgtgtggatttgtgtatacgtgtgtggatttgtgtatatgtgtgtggattggtatacgtgtggattggtaggtgtgttgattggtaagtgtgtgagagtgatgggtgttatgctgtaccatttccaatgtctttttcatgatctaattatgctctaaaagtacatcataactcccatcactctcaattttttcccaatataagacataccccgaaagtaagacatagtggggcttttagggataaaaagaaagtaagacactgtcttactttcggggaaacacggtagtaatGTCAAGAAGAGTCTGTTTGTGACCTCAGACGTGTCAAGTAAACTGAGATATGTTGTGATTCAGTCCCAGTATATGAACTTTAGGTCTCCAGTTAGTGTATCTTTAAGTCTACCCAAGTGGCATTCTCTGCATATCCCTGCTCAGGTATTCAATCCCACACCCAAAAACATAGTACATGATATGATCATATTGTGAAACTATTAAACGCTAACTGCTTTCCTAAATCCTTTTCACCTGAGTATATGAAATAAGCAATAGTGATTTAAGTCTGCGGAGGAGCTTCATAGCCTCTGTtctaaacatttacacatatggCAGAAATCAGACAGCCGTTGTATGGCGCACCTCCTTTTATTCTCAAAACCTCTGAAGGCTATTTGATTATTACAGAGAAACTTTTTCATACCAATTTATCTATACACTATgccatatttatttacaaaaagaaCCAACCTGACTCTAGTCAGTGGTGTTGGACTTGAATAGAAAAACACATaaacactactgttcaaaagtgtGGGGTCACTTTGAACTTTCCTTGTTTCTGAAAGGCAATTTTccatccattaaaataacatgaaatggatgagaaatacaGTGTACAAGTTATTAATGTTGTAAAGGACTATTCTAGCTcgaaacggctgattttaacGGAATATCTGCATGGGCGTACAGAGGGCCCGTATgaacaaccatcactcctgtgatgGCACAGAGGGCCCTTAtgagcaaccatcactcctgtgatgGCACGGAGGGCCCTTAtgagcaaccatcactcctgtgatgGCACAGGAGCGATGGTTGCGCATAAAGGCCCTCTATAcgagatattccattaaaaatcagccgtttccagctagaATAGtcctttacaacattaacaactgttacactgtatttctcatcaatttcatgttattttaatggatggAAAATTTACACtgtattttttcatgaaaacggctaagtgaccccaaacctttgaacccTACTGTGGAGACCAACTTGGAAACATGCAGCACTTGTTCCTTGCCAATAGTGTACGTGTATTGTGTATtgacatacaatatatacagtgtTATTGACGATATTCTTTTAGACACTAACCTGTTATGGCATTTTGTTTAGAGCCAGGCTTTGCATGAATAGCAAtggtaataaaaccatttttatcTTTTCCAACCGGTCCTGTTGGTGCTGAGGCTGCAGTCTCCGTAGACCTTTTCTTTTGTGATTTTCCCTGCAAAGATAAAATTGTGTGTCATGGGATGCTGGCAGAATTATACAATAGATcttgcaaagaaaaaataataaaaatattgttctgCCAACATGTCAATTATTCCTGTCCATCCATTTGTATGCAGTTAGCATAAAATGGTTTAAAGTTTCTTGCGCATGCATGTGTGGTGGCTACGCACACAATGttgttgtgtatttatttagagGGATCCAAGTGATATAGTCAACTAAAGTGATTTTCGtttttctatatttgttttatagcaGTTATTGTAACAGGGCATGTTTTAGGTCTTAACGTAGTcatattttaatctttattcACAGATTAGAATACTagcatttcataaaaaaaaaaacgtcagGAATATGGGAATACCGTATTAGCATATATGTTGGAATACACCGTACAACAGTAGTAGAATATAGCGCTGGATGATTAATATAGCTTTCTACAACAGACAGCATTATCATTTGTAAACCTTACCTCCTTTTTCGGCATGGCAGGGACCCGGCACACACCGACAGTATGTGTAACACAAGGGACcggtcttgggggcagagggcAGGAAAACCACAACACAGACCGGACCTCAGCCAGAGAGTTTCCCAAAAAACGGTGCAGCATCCGCGAGGATTATATGGAAACTTCCAAataaattattgtttattacaCTTACGATACTCCAAatttgaaatgttaaaaaaatgaatctgtAGTACAAGCAGACCTGCATATTTTAACTTGTTTACATATTTAGAAATAATTTGTGTACTTGGCAACATCACTAGAAGTCTTTATACCGAAATctataaaatattgtgctgAGATAACATAATCAAACATGGCTATAAGATATCATATGTTATAACTTCATTCTTTAACAGATTTCAAAGCATGTGAACCGGATGGTAGGATAGGGGGAAATATTAGCTTTCTTGTATAGTACTAGACGGGGATGGATCAATTTACGTAGAAGTTGGGTGCCAGAGAGAGAAATGGATGAGATCAATAAACATCCATGTATTCTGCAGAGGCTTGGTTTCAGCATAATCTTGAAAGAAAGCAAGTGGGCCAGGCAATGGCTCAATATGGCGGGTATACCTGTTCCCACATAATCTTATAAAGACTTTACGGAGCAGCTCTCTCGCCATATACGTTTACAGAGTAGCTGTGCTGGATATGTTGGATCTGTCAGATCTGCTGTCCCCCTAGATTATAAATTTACGAGCAGACGGCCCTCCTTACCTAATGCATCGGTTTGTCACTTCTGTCAGGgtctttgaatgtatggaccgTAATGTGCGCCGCATACATTGTGGGCTctataaaagtaaaatgaaatagatattataattaatattcattttcagCCTGGAATCAGGCACGgtgcaagataaaaaaatatgagtTTAACAACAATAACTTTGCTGCAGCATTCAGCCAACCCCACTGATGTCTCTAGGTAAGAGAATACCATACCTCATTTTTGCTTGCTTTATACCAGTAAGTGACATGCTattcacataaaacattttaacattatagACAAGGTGCGCTTTATATACACAACATTCAGTCAACAAATGAAACCAAAGCCAATTACAACaaacataatatttacaaaaaaaacaagaataatgGGACTGCTGCACTAATTGCACTTAAAGCAAGAAGAGCTTTACTCACAAGAGCACAAAAAGCAGCACTTTACAGCCCAGCTCCACACAGCACTCTTCCTGACACCCAGACCCCGCCCACCCGAGCCGCACAAGCGAgagtgcctgtttttttttttttaacaactttATTAGTAACGATAACGAACCATAGCTACCTAGCTACCTCAACAACTGTGAATCTGGATGGAGGAGGGTGTATGTAGTAAACACAAACCAGTAGGGGGCCCGGGAGCTGAAGCGCGGCAGCTGCTTAACCCcataaggaccaggctgttttttactttttgtagc includes the following:
- the C4H15orf40 gene encoding UPF0235 protein C15orf40 homolog, which translates into the protein MLHRFLGNSLAEVRSVLWFSCPLPPRPVPCVTHTVGVCRVPAMPKKEGKSQKKRSTETAASAPTGPVGKDKNGFITIAIHAKPGSKQNAITDVTSEAVGVAIAAPPTEGEANAELCRYLSKVLDVKKSEVVLDKGGKSREKIVKVSAALTPEVILEKLKEEASVS
- the RAMAC gene encoding RNA guanine-N7 methyltransferase activating subunit codes for the protein MTSDSDPQRYENMFAHRFTADDKEYQDYLKKPESVPPIVEDYKFGNQRSHDRYRDNRHRRGWERQRDWSNNSYNQPRGGRGWGNSYNHQEGHYGYNPSNQRFHSDRY